One Desulfotomaculum sp. genomic window carries:
- the trpA gene encoding tryptophan synthase subunit alpha, whose protein sequence is TQRADDGALAGGATPYKIFDVVQRSRRVCSVPRAFMTYVNPVFTYGAGGFMKNCRETGIGAVIVPGLPFEEKEELLPYCSEFGIDLISLIAPTSRDRIRMIAGEARGFVYCVSSMGVTGVRKEISADVGEMIKLVKEVRDIPCAVGFGISTPEQAAKMAGLSDGVIVGSAIVKIVEQYGEDCVPHVAEYVRAMKKAVS, encoded by the coding sequence TACCCAGCGCGCAGATGATGGGGCGCTGGCGGGCGGCGCAACCCCCTACAAAATTTTTGATGTGGTACAGCGTAGCCGCAGGGTATGCAGTGTTCCAAGGGCCTTCATGACCTATGTGAATCCGGTTTTTACATACGGCGCCGGCGGTTTTATGAAAAACTGCCGGGAGACCGGCATTGGCGCTGTAATTGTGCCTGGCCTGCCGTTTGAGGAGAAAGAAGAGCTCCTGCCCTACTGCTCCGAATTCGGCATTGACTTGATCTCATTGATCGCGCCGACCTCCCGCGACCGCATCCGGATGATTGCCGGGGAGGCCCGGGGATTTGTTTACTGCGTATCCTCAATGGGTGTTACCGGAGTACGCAAGGAAATCAGCGCCGATGTAGGCGAAATGATTAAACTGGTTAAAGAGGTCAGGGATATTCCCTGCGCTGTCGGCTTTGGCATTTCCACGCCCGAACAGGCGGCGAAGATGGCCGGGCTGTCTGACGGCGTAATTGTGGGGAGCGCGATAGTAAAGATTGTGGAGCAATACGGCGAGGACTGCGTCCCCCATGTAGCGGAATATGTGCGGGCGATGAAGAAGGCGGTTTCCTGA